The Acinonyx jubatus isolate Ajub_Pintada_27869175 chromosome D1, VMU_Ajub_asm_v1.0, whole genome shotgun sequence genome includes a window with the following:
- the EXPH5 gene encoding exophilin-5 isoform X3 produces the protein MKTTWKSQEDQVANPTEGRPFILRSASSDLVVFLVLLTVKPVPCKLQKTKRDIRWLQGVTGEWFEEIQRKKFCNETDVSQMLKQPLTYRRRKGMAENDRVELQTSRSKTTPHQRNPMSVSSRLSFRSSFSSLFSFRKSRRETSKLLSPAQKGCDSHAGPSVSVRRTTTQAKIYSSPLENQPVDSVFVPGRAGMREGSGMPPWDASLLENEFFQVLDDLDNKLAQEQCPSSGNTTAPLNYGSRAQYSHFYSRGNTHGNITGRYQNHHNGASNMSIYDILRPGTPREGFKTFSPRTKTIYDMYRTREPRLSTADYVQKNSFGSTSLCFDSRQPSTSPATIYFTTRSLHFPTITQNKSGFIPPRHQQSPKRTPLSSIIWNRSDSSGGRQSQEEFLGAPSPMESDSADQYVYPRCFQENRRYEFYRSQSVYQGVHLDACMDNAMSPDPFENSENMPFYHQEHPFARCFSSNTFGQNREQRFKQSPLWGQHEEHSFWSDFPQSRHPFTSHRDSEMISMEVSAGHSHSIPSQHWGSFSPGYKTNIFRDHEEPHLWQFDSQTTTLESTEVSRGNESQTTHFSMPNVCPGTGPSYHSTSGRSVCQQGGPPTKVHLDKEPYSFGNTQTTLASSFNTSFPPIPDDRGNPQRPSFQNPTVAVHKIKPASLPIKSYMEVTATKSDSVDSPPLTESPPSILVTQVTKEKVLKESLWEEDKQLHKMDGTHMTSEVPQPVSPTVTSNHASDVQNPLSQESAKDKGFAFNASTTVSSKRSPGVISRKESPKIHISHRERSNELKKDKNHTGDRKLGSATSLAFIQERTTVSWPSPDQGCHQEVRASTEAISGIIKNNHWSSEPADGQKAQSAEKPAISDTKEEQGTTSPSANCSKPAARRKIPRDSSDLSSGILPGSSPSNNSFLDTPAIPSTTVFSRKSPSGKDPSPGERAQKDNDSKDQSDQFALSPSENPKRNDECVLVHKEEVDVAKWRSHSPFKDGKGKGKVRRRIASLEKLSKMESRSAPTSDNSSSVEMNQSNSKPPEVHTTSCTSPTKSARFLINNRKSESKIMASPCRNEPLPFQVKNNVEHPAGKYTLNKFGPSSSESESTCSKTVSDSVPVAPEVTEKATSLKNIGFASVRKGPLPFLIKRAVSCPSGVPDASDGRDKREECLVSNIDASAVTLKPWEAIISPLENNSPVSDLSWPKRHHQKEYFPECTEKDGKIAASGTGLFSLSNEDPLPFSSDASRKESGKTLRKFKTTSTFSVSGDEDNVKCLEVVSVYYTLPRKYSKKFSNILEKYTRYIDSLTESTKVETETFPNAFEKEKLNYSTQEQSGTPSSEGLKMLVTSAQEKTHCLSRTSENMTASQLPSIWPSEPTLQEVDSTEARVSLHKGESKTGEISPDNFAKTPLGDSESRKERGKRLQSETLPPSSMLQEKKGTEEKAENCQQSSKSGNSGPSNLPAHSEENVGSSQNGRSSGECVGTRIAITAPGTGEGLPREIVDGSSNGLQPSQVRGEIGTDFQKETSKPLSDLESQVFALTPALHKLQLFEGTCSGEPDLDSLQSEPRELPPRSQEISMTENSKAEDEMLKLAWDQPSFPGGSSKQKTSLDDPEKGKNRSVVKHRLAAMSKASRKFPVKDLSPRRHVATIFPQSGNSSGFGSLSLGTAECNLPSPEPTPKSIESRNESRLSRDITDVEKPENSLQVTVIPSREASTHLSNPKSNSISQLQRNGSKNISESSPKYEKSKDVTAAQTLERESRTLAQPTFPNLGEADFSDHQRRINPPFPLEPTEKSRVSIPMASYQQQQRSASSLEWGPELHPYRSNSLKSINVHGDLVRKSHPPKVRGRHFSESTSIDNALSELTLGDEFSGNSGYSRRFRSFSELSSCDGNENRTLGGGRTKMGPKFATSISRPIDYGIFGKEQQLAFLENVKRSLTQGRLWKPSFLKNPGFLKDDVINHPQPTELPSSDSPCGQMPEDALSPGAPLCIYEKTPVDSDCDTDTTTDDEYYLDENDKESEL, from the exons ATGTGACAGCCATGCAGGACCTTCCGTGTCTGTGAGGCGAACCACTACG cAGGCCAAAATATACAGTTCACCTCTGGAAAATCAACCGGTTGACAGTGTCTTTGTCCCCGGGCGAGCAGGCATGAGGGAGGGAAGTGGTATGCCTCCCTGGGATGCTTCACTGCTGGAAAACGAGTTTTTCCAAG TTTTAGACGACTTGGATAATAAACTGGCTCAGGAACAATGTCCAAGCTCAGGGAATACCACAGCACCTCTCAACTATGGATCAAGAGCACAGTACAGTCATTTTTACTCCAGGGGGAACACGCACGGAAATATCACGGGAAGGTACCAAAACCACCATAATGGAGCTTCTAATATGTCTATCTATGACATCCTAAGACCAGGAACCCCTAGGGAAGGTTTTAAAACCTTTTCTCCTAGAACAAAAACAATTTATGATATGTACAGGACAAGGGAGCCCAGACTCTCAACGGCAGATTACGTGCAAAAGAATAGTTTCGGTAGTACTTCTCTGTGTTTCGACAGCAGGCAGCCATCAACTTCACCGGCTACAATATATTTCACAACAAGAAGCTTACATTTTCCAACAATAACTCAGAACAAGAGTGGGTTTATACCACCAAGACACCAGCAGAGCCCAAAGAGAACTCCTTTATCATCCATTATATGGAATAGATCAGATTCTTCCGGAGGTAGGCAGAGCCAGGAAGAATTCCTGGGGGCACCTTCACCGATGGAGAGTGACTCTGCTGACCAGTATGTGTATCCCAGGTGTTTTCAGGAGAATAGGAGATACGAATTTTACCGTTCACAGAGTGTTTACCAAGGTGTTCATTTAGACGCCTGCATGGATAATGCAATGAGTCCTGACCCATTTGAGAACTCAGAAAATATGCCATTCTACCATCAAGAACACCCATTTGCTAGATGTTTCTCTAGCAATACCTTTGGACAAAACAGGGAACAGAGATTTAAACAAAGTCCTCTTTGGGGCCAACACGAAGAACATTCTTTCTGGTCTGACTTCCCTCAAAGTAGGCATCCATTCACTTCTCACAGAGACTCTGAAATGATATCCATGGAAGTATCAGCTGGTCACAGCCATAGCATTCCTTCTCAACACTGGGGATCATTTTCTCCTGgttacaaaacaaatattttcagagatCATGAAGAGCCACATCTCTGGCAGTTTGACTCTCAGACAACCACGCTGGAGAGCACGGAGGTGTCGCGAGGCAATGAGAGCCAGACGACTCATTTCAGCATGCCAAACGTTTGCCCTGGGACTGGTCCCAGCTATCACAGCACATCTGGCAGGTCAGTATGCCAACAGGGTGGTCCTCCTACAAAAGTACACCTGGACAAAGAACCTTACTCGTTTGGAAATACTCAGACGACTCTAGCATCCTCATTCAACACCTCCTTCCCCCCGATTCCCGATGACAGAGGGAACCCTCAGAGGCCCAGCTTTCAGAATCCCACAGTTGCTGTGCACAAAATTAAGCCCGCCTCTCTGCCAATAAAAAGCTATATGGAAGTCACTGCGACCAAGAGCGATTCGGTCGATTCTCCACCTCTTACTGAAAGCCCACCCAGTATCTTGGTCACACAAGTGACTAAGGAGAAAGTCTTGAAGGAATCTCTTTGGGAAGAAGACAAACAACTACACAAGATGGACGGGACACACATGACAAGTGAAGTCCCCCAACCGGTCTCACCGACAGTAACCTCTAACCATGCCTCTGACGTTCAAAATCCCCTCTCCCAGGAGTCAGCCAAGGACAAAGGGTTTGCTTTTAATGCATCTACCACAGTAAGTTCAAAGAGGTCACCTGGAGTCATTTCTAGGAAAGAGagccccaaaattcatatatcaCACAGAGAGCGATccaatgaacttaaaaaagataagaatcacACGGGGGACAGAAAACTTGGCTCAGCAACTTCCCTTGCTTTCATTCAGGAACGCACAACAGTGTCTTGGCCCAGCCCAGATCAAGGTTGTCACCAGGAAGTAAGAGCAAGTACTGAAGCTATTTCaggcattattaaaaataaccactGGAGTTCTGAACCTGCTGATGGTCAGAAGGCACAGTCTGCAGAAAAGCCTGCTATTTCAGATACCAAGGAAGAACAAGGTACCACAAGTCCTTCTGCCAACTGTAGCAAACCAGCTGCTCGTCGTAAGATCCCACGCGATTCTTCAGATCTGTCATCGGGTATACTACCTGGCTCCTCACCATCGAATAATTCTTTCCTTGACACTCCGGCGATTCCTTCAACAACAGTGTTCTCCAGGAAAAGTCCTTCGGGCAAGGATCCATCTCCGGGAGAAAGAGCACAAAAGGACAATGATAGCAAGGACCAAAGTGATCAGTTTGCCCTAAGCCCCTCAGAAAACCCAAAGCGTAATGATGAGTGTGTACTTGTACACAAGGAGGAAGTTGATGTTGCCAAATGGCGTTCTCACTCTCCTTTCAaggatgggaaaggaaaagggaaagtaaGGCGACGCATAGCCTCTCTGGAGAAGTTAAGCAAAATGGAAAGTAGATCAGCACCCACCAGTGATAACAGTAGCTCCGTGGAGATGAATCAAAGCAATTCCAAGCCTCCTGAAGTTCACACGACTTCCTGCACCTCACCAACAAAATCAGCCAGATTTCTCATCAATAACAGGAAGTCGGAAAGTAAGATAATGGCTTCTCCGTGTAGGAATGAACCACTTCCATTCCAAGTCAAAAATAATGTGGAACACCCAGCAGGGAAGTATACATTGAACAAATTCGGTCCCAGTTCTTCTGAGTCAGAAAGCACATGTTCCAAAACAGTGTCAGACTCGGTCCCAGTAGCACCTGAAGTCACAGAGAAGGCGACAAGCCTGAAAAACATTGGGTTTGCTTCTGTTAGAAAAGGACCACTTCCATTCCTCATCAAGAGGGCCGTGTCGTGTCCGTCAGGGGTACCAGATGCCTCAGATGggagagacaaaagagaagaatGCTTGGTCTCAAACATAGATGCTTCTGCTGTAACACTAAAACCTTGGGAGGCGATCATTAGCCCTCTGGAAAATAATTCACCTGTTAGCGATTTGTCTTGGCCAAAAAGACACCACCAAAAGGAATACTTTCCAGAATGCACTGAAAAGGATGGTAAAATTGCTGCCTCCGGGACAGGCCTATTTTCCCTTTCAAACGAAgaccctctgcctttctcttcagACGCGTCaagaaaagaaagtgggaaaaCGTTACGTAAATTTAAGACCACTAGTACGTTTTCTGTTTCTGGCGATGAAGATAATGTAAAATGTCTTGAGGTGGTTTCAGTATATTACACTCTACCAAGGAAATACAGCAAAAAATTCTCTAACATTCTTGAAAAGTATACACGATATATCGATTCACTTACGGAATCAACTAAAGTGGAGACTGAAACCTTTCCCaatgcttttgaaaaagaaaagctaaattatTCTACCCAAGAGCAGTCAGGAACACCTTCATCTGAAGGTCTAAAGATGCTGGTCACCTCTGCTCAGGAGAAGACCCACTGTCTTTCTCGCACCAGTGAAAATATGACCGCTTCACAATTACCAAGCATTTGGCCCTCAGAACCAACATTACAGGAAGTGGATTCTACTGAGGCACGTGTTTCTCTTCATAAAGGAGAATCTAAAACTGGAGAGATTTCCCCAGATAACTTCGCTAAAACACCCCTAGGTGATTCAGagagcagaaaagagagagggaaaagattgCAAAGCGAAACTCTGCCTCCTTCATCAatgcttcaggaaaaaaaaggtacagaagagaaagctgaaaaCTGTCAGCAATCCAGTAAATCGGGCAACAGTGGTCCTTCTAATCTCCCAGCCCATTCAGAAGAGAATGTTGGAAGTTCCCAAAATGGAAGAAGTTCCGGGGAATGTGTAGGTACTAGGATAGCCATCACAGCTCCTGGAACTGGAGAAGGCCTTCCGAGAGAGATCGTGGACGGTAGTTCCAATGGATTGCAGCCTAGTCAAGTAAGAGGGGAAATTGGAACAGATTTCCAAAAAGAGACTAGTAAACCACTTTCTGACTTGGAAAGCCAAGTCTTTGCTCTTACTCCAGCTTTGCATAAACTACAGCTTTTTGAAGGGACTTGTTCAGGTGAACCAGATTTAGACAGTTTGCAGTCTGAACCCAGAGAGCTACCTCCAAGGAGTCAGGAGATAAGCATGACAGAGAACAGCAAGGCTGAAGATGAAATGCTAAAGTTGGCATGGGATCAACCTTCATTTCCTGGAGGAAGCAGTAAACAGAAAACCAGCTTGGATGAcccagaaaaagggaaaaacagatccGTAGTTAAACACAGATTGGCAGCCATgtccaaagcaagcagaaaatTCCCAGTTAAAGATTTAAGCCCCAGAAGACACGTAGCTACTATCTTCCCCCAAAGTGGGAACAGTTCTGGCTTTGGCAGCTTATCTCTTGGCACGGCCGAGTGCAACCTGCCGTCCCCTGAGCCTACTCCAAAGTCCATAGAGTCCAGAAATGAAAGCAGGTTGAGTCGCGATATAACGGATGTGGAAAAGCCAGAGAACTCTCTCCAGGTTACTGTAATACCCAGTAGAGAAGCTTCTACACACTTAAGCAATCCGAAGTCTAACAGCATTTCACAGCTACAGCGGAATGGGTCTAAAAATATCTCAGAATCATCACCAAAGTATGAGAAGTCTAAAGATGTAACAGCAGCTCAGACTTTGGAAAGAGAGTCAAGAACTTTGGCCCAACCCACATTCCCCAACCTCGGGGAAGCAGACTTCTCTGACCATCAGAGAAGAATAAACCCTCCTTTTCCTTTGGAGCCTACAGAGAAATCTAGAGTAAGCATTCCAATGGCCAGTTATCAGCAACAACAAAGAAGTGCTTCATCTCTGGAGTGGGGACCTGAACTGCACCCCTATCGTTCAAACAGTTTAAAAAGCATCAATGTGCACGGTGATCTGGTACGCAAAAGTCATCCTCCAAAGGTCAGGGGGCGCCATTTTTCTGAGAGCACGTCTATTGACAATGCCCTGAGTGAACTGACCCTCGGGGATGAATTCTCTGGCAACAGCGGATACAGTCGAAGATTCAGATCCTTTTCTGAGCTTTCCTCCTGTGATGGAAATGAAAACCGGACTTTGGGTGGCGGCAGAACAAAAATGGGGCCTAAGTTTGCAACATCTATATCTAGACCTATTGACTATGGAATTTTTGGGAAAGAACAACAGTTGGCTTTCTTGGAGAATGTAAAGAGGTCACTCACACAAGGAAGATTATGGAAACCAAGTTTTCTTAAGAACCCCGGCTTCCTGAAAGATGATGTAATTAACCATCCTCAGCCAACAGAGCTACCAAGCTCAGATTCTCCTTGCGGCCAGATGCCGGAAGATGCCTTATCTCCAGGCGCACCACTTTGTATCTATGAAAAGACTCCAGTAGACTCAGATTGTGACACGGACACAACCACGGATGACGAATACTATCTGGATGAAAATGACAAAGAGTCAGAACTGTGA